One segment of Nostoc flagelliforme CCNUN1 DNA contains the following:
- a CDS encoding DUF1565 domain-containing protein: MIHHCVFPKYHKVDVMLAKLKFLKSARLLFFIFSVLSFTIGMGAASIAFLGGALAELPVAKASRREGIAQMPSIPNPVPLGEKTTSQVNVLFVNPNGGDDKAGNGSESAPIKTITQALRLANANTVIMLSTGTYSAETGEEFPLIMKPGVSIQGNPSNQGKDIVIQGGGDYLSRSFAGQNVTIVGANQTLLTGVTVTNPNRRGYGLWVESSNPVIAENTFTGSTQDGISVCGNAAPTISKNYFDGNGANGITIAGNSNPQVKENVFHETGFGINIAQNAAPIVIGNQIQNNRSGIVVQAKARPILRNNVIQDNKEDGLVAIAQAMPDLGNASEPGGNQFQNNARYDINASAAKQVISAAGNNLVSDRITGKVDINGTIALATQNSQPAPAPNNVLREIPANGEITFSAPEISETTNSQTSNSISANNPVPAQLNNQLLPLLPANVPLSTPISNQQQPTSKVADFPTPSSLSARQIPPNTSRVVTPSPAQPPDTPQLNYVRIEPNTIEFTAPEYPSNSVAQPPVPSMTDQTQQPLPVLETATPGASALLPLPDSNIPIANSRNIRTSSASIPYGSKSATQFGIRYRIVVPLFTDKDQDLVRFLAPGAFPTVWQGQRVMQAGVFSSEYNAKEMLKTLYTNGLRAIMEPLN; encoded by the coding sequence ATGATTCACCATTGTGTGTTTCCTAAGTACCATAAGGTAGATGTTATGCTTGCAAAGCTGAAGTTTCTCAAATCAGCAAGGCTTTTATTTTTTATTTTTTCAGTATTATCTTTTACTATAGGCATGGGAGCGGCAAGTATAGCGTTCCTGGGTGGCGCGTTAGCGGAGCTCCCCGTTGCCAAAGCCTCTCGTAGAGAAGGCATTGCTCAGATGCCATCGATACCAAATCCAGTACCTCTGGGTGAAAAAACAACTTCTCAGGTTAACGTGCTGTTTGTCAACCCAAATGGTGGAGATGACAAAGCAGGCAATGGCAGCGAATCCGCTCCTATAAAAACGATTACCCAAGCGTTGCGATTAGCTAATGCTAATACTGTAATTATGCTCTCCACGGGCACTTATAGCGCCGAGACAGGAGAAGAATTTCCCTTAATAATGAAACCGGGTGTTTCAATTCAAGGCAACCCTAGCAATCAAGGTAAGGATATTGTAATTCAGGGAGGTGGTGATTATCTGAGCCGGAGCTTTGCCGGTCAAAATGTCACAATTGTTGGAGCAAACCAAACCTTACTTACTGGGGTGACGGTAACGAACCCAAACCGTCGTGGTTACGGTTTATGGGTTGAATCAAGTAATCCGGTAATCGCAGAAAATACATTTACTGGCAGTACCCAAGATGGGATTTCTGTCTGTGGTAATGCTGCACCCACAATTAGTAAGAATTATTTTGATGGCAATGGAGCCAATGGCATTACAATTGCCGGTAATTCCAATCCCCAAGTGAAGGAAAATGTCTTTCACGAAACGGGTTTTGGCATCAATATTGCCCAAAATGCTGCTCCTATAGTCATAGGGAATCAAATTCAAAACAATAGATCGGGAATTGTAGTGCAAGCAAAGGCCCGCCCGATTTTACGAAATAATGTTATTCAAGATAATAAAGAAGATGGTTTAGTTGCGATCGCTCAAGCAATGCCAGATTTGGGTAATGCATCCGAACCTGGGGGTAATCAATTTCAAAATAATGCTCGCTACGATATTAACGCCAGTGCTGCTAAACAGGTGATTTCTGCTGCTGGTAATAACCTTGTGAGCGATCGCATTACTGGCAAGGTAGATATCAACGGTACAATAGCACTTGCAACACAAAATTCTCAACCCGCACCTGCCCCCAACAATGTATTGCGAGAAATACCAGCAAATGGGGAAATCACCTTCTCCGCTCCCGAAATCTCTGAAACTACTAATAGCCAAACCAGCAACAGCATTTCAGCAAATAATCCTGTTCCTGCACAATTAAACAATCAACTGCTGCCATTGTTGCCAGCCAATGTGCCGCTTTCCACGCCCATATCCAATCAACAGCAACCTACCTCTAAAGTTGCCGATTTTCCTACTCCTAGCAGCTTGTCGGCTAGACAAATACCACCTAACACTTCAAGAGTTGTAACTCCCAGTCCAGCACAGCCACCTGATACACCACAGTTGAATTATGTGCGGATTGAGCCTAATACGATTGAGTTTACTGCTCCTGAGTACCCATCCAATTCAGTTGCACAGCCACCAGTTCCAAGTATGACGGATCAAACACAGCAGCCATTACCAGTACTAGAAACTGCTACTCCAGGTGCTTCAGCGCTTTTACCACTTCCTGATAGCAATATCCCTATTGCTAATAGTCGCAATATACGAACAAGTTCTGCAAGTATTCCCTATGGTAGTAAATCTGCGACACAGTTCGGTATACGTTATCGCATAGTAGTTCCACTCTTCACTGATAAAGATCAAGATTTAGTGCGATTCCTTGCTCCTGGTGCGTTTCCCACTGTTTGGCAAGGTCAAAGAGTTATGCAAGCAGGAGTATTTAGCAGTGAATATAACGCTAAAGAAATGCTCAAAACACTCTATACCAACGGTTTAAGAGCCATTATGGAGCCGTTGAATTAA
- a CDS encoding DUF6887 family protein, which translates to MTDYLTLNEQELRQYVISNPQDEEAFQHYLSIMRAKPGVVVSTPEQLEAELKRRINQAS; encoded by the coding sequence ATGACAGACTATTTAACTCTTAATGAGCAAGAATTAAGACAATATGTGATATCAAACCCCCAGGATGAGGAGGCATTTCAGCATTACCTCAGCATCATGAGAGCGAAACCGGGGGTAGTGGTCAGCACTCCAGAACAATTAGAGGCTGAGTTAAAACGGCGTATTAATCAAGCTAGTTAA
- a CDS encoding DUF433 domain-containing protein, translating to MSVQIEFQVTAPPFRWDEAGGIRIGQSRVTLDSLLATYHNGSTPEEIAVQYPVLCLGEIYAAIAYYLTHPQEIDNYLEQRHKKAQQQRNQFVQQYNLANLRQRLRDRLIFALIIHFSA from the coding sequence ATGAGCGTTCAAATCGAATTTCAGGTTACCGCTCCACCGTTTCGTTGGGATGAAGCTGGAGGTATTCGCATCGGTCAAAGCCGTGTTACTCTCGATAGCTTGCTAGCAACATACCATAACGGCTCTACACCTGAAGAAATTGCTGTTCAGTATCCCGTTCTCTGTTTAGGGGAGATATACGCAGCGATCGCATACTATCTCACCCATCCCCAAGAAATCGACAATTACCTAGAGCAGCGTCACAAAAAAGCTCAACAACAGCGAAATCAATTTGTCCAGCAGTATAATTTAGCTAATCTTAGGCAGCGCTTGCGCGATCGTTTAATTTTTGCACTCATCATTCACTTTTCTGCTTAA
- a CDS encoding DUF6888 family protein produces MEPTIEQLKAFFDFCVRASNLLRDIALVRFDQRTSRIVILIGETIQVEILSNGENIIR; encoded by the coding sequence ATGGAACCGACCATCGAACAACTTAAAGCATTCTTTGACTTTTGCGTTCGGGCTAGTAATTTACTTAGAGATATAGCATTGGTTAGATTTGATCAGAGGACAAGCCGAATCGTGATTTTGATAGGCGAAACCATCCAAGTAGAAATTCTTAGTAATGGGGAGAACATTATCCGATGA